In Drosophila innubila isolate TH190305 chromosome 2R unlocalized genomic scaffold, UK_Dinn_1.0 1_C_2R, whole genome shotgun sequence, the following are encoded in one genomic region:
- the LOC117784941 gene encoding uncharacterized protein LOC117784941, which yields MLTIATLTWLLLICISVFICCCNYWELFWSPRRRRRRSRASSEQEDVSEQSELELEQQSMLLTQFDDK from the exons ATGTTGACAATTGCCACTTTAACATGGTTGTTGCTCATCTGTATAA gtgttttcatttgttgttgcaattacTGGGAGCTGTTCTGGTCCccaaggaggagaaggaggaggagcagagCATCGTCAGAGCAGGAGGATGTATCCGAGCAAtcggaattggaattggagcaACAGAGTATGCTGCTCACACAGTTCGACGAT AAATGA